CATTTGTATTGATAAATCTCTCTTTATGCCTTATCAGGCCATTAGTGGAAGGACAGTAAGTATGGAAAACTCCAGTACAACCGAGGTACTTGGGTTAGGAAGCTTGGACTTGAAGTTTCCTTCATGACGCATTCTGTCGCTAAAAAGAGTTCATCATGTACCAAATGTTAGAAGAAACATCATTAGTGgttctgtaatagttagggAGGGATATGAATTagtctttaaatttaataaagttgtaattcaACAATTTGGTATTTTGTTGGTAAATGATATTTAGATGATGACTTGTTCAAAGTTCGAgctaaaaataacaaaattgatgtttctgaTTCTGTTATATTAAATGTGAAATCTTCTACTCTGTGGCATAGTAGGTTAGGTCATTAAAATCTCAATTCAATCAAAcgaattatgaatttaaatttaattcctagtcaaaatattgaacgaAATCACAAATACCAAGTTTGTGTAGAAGCTAAACAAGTTAGGAAACCCTATTAGTCAATTGAAAGGGATTCAGaaatacttgatttagttTACACAGATATTTGTGAGTTCAATGGAGTTTTGACCAGGGACCACAAACGATATTTTATCACCTTTATAGATGATTGCAGTAGATACTGTTATGtgtttctcatgaaaaataaggatgaaaccttagacaaatttattttgtttaaaaatgaagcagaaatCCAAACTGGTGagaaacttaaaagactaaGGTCTAATAGAGGAGGAGAGTATGAGTCGAGTAAGTTCAATgaatattgtcaaatttttgGCATTGTTCATGATGAGACTCCTCTATATTCCCTTCGTCTAATGGAATGACTGAACGAAGAACAGAACATTCAAAGATATGATTAACAGTCTCCTACTAACCTCTGGATTACCAAAGTATTTGTAGGGAGAGGCTTTGAATACGGCTTGTCATATTCTAAATAGAGCCCTCTGAAACATAATACAAGTACTCCTTTCGAGTTGCGAAAATGTAGGAAACCAAGCCTCAAATACTTTCGAGTGTGGGGGTGCCTAACAATAGTACTAGTCCCAGAGCACAAACGAAAGAAATTGGATCCTAAAACTGTCAATGTGGTGTTCTTGGGCTATGTGGTGATAAGTTATGCCCTAAGATTTCtggttattaaataaaaaatttcaggcATTGAGGTCAACACAATAGTCGAATTTCGTGAGCTGTATTTTTAGAAGATGTATTTCCTTTAAAAACAGGAATACCTTCATATGTTTAGCTTGATGATTCACTTGCCTCCACATCTATTCCTGAACATGTGGAAAAGATGTCAAATATGGGGGTTAGTCCTAGTAGTTCTAATCAGACTCATGAGGAGTCAGATGAACCTAGACGAAGTAAGAGAGTTAGGATTGTCAAGAATTTTGGAAGTGACTTTGTCACTTACAACATGAAGGATGATCCGATCACTTTCAAAAATGCTATTACTTCTTCAGAAGCCAAGCAGTGGAAAGAAGTTGTCAAAAGTGAGATGGACTCCATTGTTTTCAATGGAACGTGGGTGCTAGTCGATCTCCCTCTCGTATGTACTACTATTGGATGTAAGTGGATTTTTAAAAGCAACTGAAACCTAATGGGAccataaataagtttaaagcTAAATTGGTGGCTAAAGGGTTTAAACAAAAAGAGGGAACAGACTATTTCGATACCTATTCTCCGATAGCTCGATTGACTACAATTCGAGTGCTTATAGCACTTGTTTTCGGTGTATAATCTCCCGATTCATtagatggatgtgaaaacatCCTTCTTGTATGGTGAACTCGAGGAAGAGATTTACATGGATCAGTTGGAGGGGTTTGTAGCTTATGGTAATGAGCATAAAGTCTGTAAACTTATTAAGTCTCTATATGGATTTAAACAAACACCCAAACAGCGgtatgaaaagtttgataaaactattcttGTGTTTTGCTTCGCTGTAAATGAGAACAATAAGTGTATATACTTTAAGgttaaaggagataaaataataattctatgCCTGTATGtagatgatattttattaatacgATCATGTCTAGATATTATTATCGGAACcaagtcattttttaaaaataagtttggaatgaaaaatataggtgaggctaatgtgattcttggcatcaagttgactcggtcaactgATGGAATAACCATTTTTCAATCTCATTATattgaaaagataattaagaaatttggttatcaaaaCAATAGAATTGCTAAGACACCATATGATCCTTCTGTagctttattcaaaaataaaagtggtgTTCCGGTTGCACAGCTAAGGTATTCCCAAGTTATTGGGAGCTTACAGTATCTGGCAAATGGTACGAGACCAGATATATCCTTTTCTGTCTTTAAGCTGGTTAGATACACCAGTTGTCCTGACAAAACCCATTGGGGTGCTTTGGATAGAGTACTGAGGTACCTAAAGGGAACGGTGTCACTAGCCATATATTATGCCAGATTCCCTGTTGTTCTTGAGGGATATAGTGATGCTAGCTGGATAGCCAAAAACTCCGGGAGTAATAGGTGTTCAGGATATATTTTTACCTTAGGTGGGGACGCAATCTCTTGGAAGTCTACAAAACAGCCTGTGATAATCCGGTCTATATTTAAAGTCGAGTTATGTGCGTTAGATACGACTGGTACCGAGGCAGAATGACTATTTGAGTTGTTATCACAACTTCCGATTGCAAGTCAGCCCGATTGCTACACATTGTGATAGCCAAACCACAATAGCAAAGGTGAGGAGTcgtaaatacaatcaaaagacCAAACGACACATCTAAGTTAAGCTAAAGTCTATAAGGGCATTAGTTTCAGACAGAGGAATAGGCATTAACTTTGTGGGACAAAGGACAATGTAGCTGATTTTTTGATGAAAGGATCAGATCTGTCAAAGTACATAAGTCCAAATTGGGATGGAACTGATAACCCTTCAGTGATGTATTTATGACTGCAACCCAACCTTCTAAGTGGAGATCCCACAAAGAAGATTCAATGTGGTATCAACAAGTCGTAAGGGTATGTCAGAGCACCAAAATAGACTGATACTTTGTATGTGGAGTCTGTCCCCTAAAATTCTGGAAGGTGCTGCTACTGCAAGTATAGTAAGAGTTTATCTCTAAATGGGGTCAATTCTTATAAGACGAGATGCTAGCAGTGCATCCCTGGAGACACCAAAATAAGTGAATGTCGTTGTTTGGCCGCAACTAAGGAATTGGACTATTCCTGAAAGCATTCACGAACAGGATCAGGACACATGGCCTAAGTGCCAACTCTAAAGATCAACACAAAACTGGTGGCTTGTTGTTACTAACAAACGATGTCACACTCAAAGGCTCAAATTCAAGGCTTAGTTCCATTTGACCTGGTGACAACTGATGTCAGATAACTTAGACAGTGGTTCAAATCAGAAGGTATCATTATTGAAAGCAAATCACAGGAACTTGAGTTCAAATATATGAGTTTGTGGGGAAttgttgaaatttaatttggaaaCAAAAACTCACagaattgaaatttgaagaaattgaacCACCTCATCATGCCCTTAATCTCCTGCTGTTACAAGAAATAATTTGGCAGTTTTATGGTTGTTTAATTGGATTTGAAGGCACTTTATGGCTGCATTAGTAGGCCATTATTGGCTGCATTAGTCTGAGGTGTGGCCATGCCTATATAAAGGCCATTTCTCATGCTTGTcaacacacaaaaaattagaacaatcCTCTCTATTTTTTGAAGATCTCCCTCAgatttctataaaatattttattgatttgaacTTATTTTCGGTAATAagttttttgagtgtttgtcCAAAGTGTTCTCCTGTATAGTGCTAAAATCGAGAGAACTGCAATCGTCTTATCCTGTGAGAAATTACGTTGTACCCGGTGCACTACTGATACAgaacatatattttcttcaaggtaAGCAGTAATTCTGCAATTCGGTTAAATTAACGACTACAATTGGATTGAGAATTATAATgatacaattctcgttgtaagttttcgatttaaatttcttgtaataaaTAGCATTTctaattgttttatattatttgttccaacgtgattttaattgcttttgatttctaaatccaattataatatttcaaaacgtggttttaattagttgaaattgaaaattttccaacaaagcacacacaacacacagtGGTGGTGATGCCTTAATTAGCTAAGTGTCAAGTCTATAAGTTTCTGAACTCCAATGTGACTATGAACGGGTGTAAGAACAGCACACACCGACGCAGCTGGTTTTCTTTTGGGACTTTGGTCGTAAACTTTTGGCTTTGGTAGATGCTTTACATACTCGCGTCTCTATAATAATTGAAGTTACGTTATtataaactaacaaattaGTCGTTGagaatcaaaatacaaaaaataaaaatggcaactttattaaattatttttttttatttttaaaagttaagaaattgatgaattatatacatttttgtacataaaaagaaaaaataaatatgaaagaatattattttttgctaacCAATTACAACACAAGTCGcataaaatttggtatataattaaaaaaaaattaatagcatGTTCTGAAAATGCAAGTAAATTCGAGCGAGAACCGACCGCACTTGCTGGACTCATTGTGGAAGAggttagacagaggattcttagtaCCTCTTTAGCTCGCTCTGTTAGTTCTTGTGCGTtatatagactttggcgtatttCTTGACCTGTCGAGGGAGATGCTATTCattgagcactgttgtactgtataATATATACGCTATAATAATTTTGCTTATTGCATGTAGTTGTGGTTTGGTTTAGAACAATGAAACTACTGTATAATTGATCAACACTAAATTGCCCATGCCCATTTCTATTAGTTAGAATTCAGAATAAcacataaatcaattttttttatatattgaaccttttagaaaataaaaaatagaaaatttcaataaaataatatataaacaaattttacCCGATTTATTCTCAAATAATACTTCAAATTTGGTTCACTTGATGATATTTCTTCGTTTTCTTTCGTATCATGCCCGAATAAAACCCAAATTACGAATTATTACTGATAccaaataattctttattacGTTTTTATCACTTTGATTGCTTCTAATTACCagaattttaacaaatttaaattctaataacATGGTGATTAGAATTAACAATCTTTGAATCctaacaatataatttataaatacaagtaacttataattattaagtcTCGTTTTTGAGTATTgttaatatgaataataattaatgttttggaTATACAGATGATAAATATTCAACTTATATATTTCTACCAAATATcgtgaaattattattttattattgtgaaaatcaagaaattaagtACAAGCtaagtgaaatataaaatgaacttctaataatatagaaagtttgaataaaatagaatttctaaatgttaataatttattctattatgtttattttcattcctaAAATTGGAATGATAAAATCACCGATTgatgattaaagaaaaaaagtggtaatataattatcatgtaaactaaaattaataagaataaatattgtaatataaaataataattaataagagtaaatattgtaatgtgaaaagtatttaatgtaaattaataagCACGTGATTTAACGTAATTACCCGTAgtaggaaaaataatataatgaggTTAATTCAggcaaatataaaaaagaaactttcAGGGGGATCGCTACGTTTACAAtgtagataaaaaaaatataattttaatcttataattatagtGGGTAGCGCTTTTAGTCATCTctgattttgaatttctaattgataaattagcaTTTCTTCGCTAGTAACGTTTAGACTATGTACATCCTCTACAATAGGGGGCATCAAATACGATGGTTGGATTGGGTCCAGACGGTCGAATCCAAAGCAAAAATTGGttggatttaaaattaatttaaattaataaatttaaaaagggtCGGGTCACAAACGGATTGGATCAGTGGTAcccattttcttaaatttaaatcttttttgaaatttatattattcatcaaaatataaccttaaagagaataaaattacaatgcATGCCAACATTGCCATTCTTTTAGTAATTATACGTCATGAACAATTAATTGTAAAATGgtaaatttaaagttttaattaataaactatttttactaaataaattttctctctaaatattattataaagaaaccaaaactggaaaaaaaaaataaatactttcaCCATCTTTCGTTTcacaaaattgtcaaattggattttctattccATTTAACACATAAATACCACAAAGTatcacagaaaaaaaaaacgaaataaaaaaattagctagAAAGTAAACTAAAATGACTTTTATTATCttgactaattatatatacttaatgaCAAAGACTTTTTACTCatcacaataataaatttcatgatttctaCAGTgattaaattaccaaaaaatttggataaaaattgtGAATAATTAAAGACAATTAGGTACGCATGTATGaagataattatttgttgtcaTATTATCAGGAAATTGTTACTGTagatatttcattaattatttataaaatataattttatttatacttcttgtaatatatattttagcgaaaactttaaaataatcaCATGATATTCCTacgggaaaagtattattttagtccgttaatatgcctaattttaattttagttcgataactatgcccatttttgtttagatccagtaacttacgaaattacttacttttagttctctggcagattttcggacaattttaccctatgcaacttttgaaaggcagttttagtccatatgcactcataagggtaaaattgtccgaaaatctacgagaggactaaaaataagcaattttataagttactgaatctaaacaaaaataaatatagttatcgaactaaaattaaagttaagCATATTGAGCCATGGAAATGTTATCAGTTCTATGCTCTTGACAAGGCCATCAAATCTTGTCtccaaattaaagaagaatcTTCTAAGAcaatgattcttttttttagctttctctttcttcttttttatttttgataggGGTGCTCTCGATATgatttcgatttttttataaatagtttaaaattaaactactATTGATAGctttataagataaaattttaaattgtcaattttaaaatcaaaatcaaaggtACAATTTTGTCCGATTTCAGATGGTTTGACGGTTTTACTGCTTATACCAAAATAAGACGTCgaaactaatcaaaataaaaagaaagaaataagtgTTTGTATGTAGCAATCAAGAAAGACCAACATTATGCACTATAGACCGCCAACACTTTTCACAACTTTAAGTAGATTATAATATAAGAACATATATAGTAGACCAACAAAGTTCACTTAATTCGACAAAGGCCGAGGGTCGATtattcacataataaatatactattAAGAAAGCATATCAAAATTTCGCAcccttaataaatatttaataattagtattaggTAATAATCTAGCTATGCAATTTAGAATCTGTAGGCAATAGTTGTCGAGACCGACTTTTTTCATTGTATATAGGACAAAGAACCTTTCACAATTATGAcatttattagtatttaatgttagcaaaaagttaaaaaactattttgcacttattaccatctcaactttataaaataataactatttttcataaaaaataataaattttattttgtttagtatatttcatatttgatttgtctgaaatattaatagaaaagtggatatttaatttgataatgctcccactaagtaatataattattgattcatacataaaaattaaacttggatgaatgcaaaaaaaatattttattaattaataataaatatctaatttatattttttaatgataaggaataattaattagataacataacaaataaaaagtataaaaattataaaatattcaatatgtgaaaatgtaaattgaattaatgttaaattatacgaattatctaaaaatttcaatatcaactttaaatattaaaatttataaataattaaaaataataaatttaaattaagattattataatgactgtaaataagtaaaagatgaagttgattttatttaaaaaaaaaatcaaagtagCTAAAAACACTCccaaagtatttttttttaacttttggcCTAAAAGTGCTTTTTTTAGcagtttcaaaaataaaaattgacattccaaaatacatcaaaaatatgttttaagaattagaagttaaaaaatacttttttgaaaCTCGCGCAAACACTCCCGCAGTGTAACATGAGATGAAATagtaaattgtaataaaagatTTGAACGGAGAAATGAAGTAAATACAAAGTTATAGAGCTTCTCTCACCGCAAATATTAAATCCTACAAGTAATTTGACCAAACTCTTACACAGAATATATGTAAAACCCATTACAgcatacataaaattttcccGGAACTGCCCAGAAAATCTGCTTAGGATCCTCTTTTTGCTGGCAAAGCGATGACTCTAGTTCAATCAATATGGCTAGAACTATCGAGCTCTGAATTGTCTCTTCAAGTTATCACCTGAGAGATAAAAAGGTTACAAGAGCCCGGGACTAAAGGCGAAAATCTCTCCAGGGACGTGGAATGATctacttcaaatattttcaagtcAAGAATGATCAGAACTTTGCCTACTCTCTTCTGCAGATTTCAAGTACCATCGTTTTAGTCGTGCTGAAGTTATCGATACCTGTAAAACGACGAGTGAGAAATGTTGTGAGCAACCGGTTAATTCACTTGTTTTTGGGTGTAGAAATCATGCATGCATGGTTTTTACCTCTTGATCCCAGTTTGTTCTCCATGTCATGAAACTAAGTGCAAGTGTTTCAGTAACAACTCCACTAATCATTCCGATCCATATTCCCTACAAGATCCGATACCAGCTTGAGATATACATAATGTAATCATGCATCTTAatgtgtattttttgtctGTATGGCAGCAGTTGCTCTCAGACAAGTCCACAGTCGAAACATTATGTTTGTATTGCTGTCGCTCAGAATTGCTAAAATAATGGTTATGGATAGATGTGTCACCTTCACTTGAAGTTGAAATACATATCCAAGAACTGCTCCAATTGGTAGCCCGATGATATAGAAGCAAACAAGATTAATGATTGCGACTTTCGTCTGCAGCCCTGCTCCCACTGCCACACCTGATAGTAAACAAACGGCAAAAGTATACGGAAAAATGTGAGGACGATGCTTTATGGCATAATGTATAATGAGATGTACAGTGAGTGCACGGAGAAAAGGTTGAACCTCAGGGAGTTCAAGAGGTTTCCGAACTTGAATTGATAATGGTAACAGATCATGTAACTAGAGAACAAAAAGATTGATGAACCTGAGAGCACAGGGTAAATGCCGTTGAGCAACACTGAGAAAGCGAGGAGAAGAGAGAGGTCCGACACAGTCTGCACCACTTCCTCTTCATTCGTGAACAAGTATCCTAGTTTGTTGCCAAATACCAAGCATAGAATCCAGAAGAATAGCCCTATTGCAACTGATGTCCCCATCAGAACTTTGATTGAGAACTTTGTGGCTTTAGCATCTCCTCTGCCAAGCTCATTTGCAACTCGCACGCtgttcaagaaaagaaaacgagAACAGAGTTATCGATTCTGGAACAAGAATAGCGCAAAATCACACGTATACTCTGGGTTACATGAGGAAACACATACACTGCAGAGCCCATAATGCCAAGGGAGATCATGAATTCCCATGCAACGACGTTCAGGCTGAAAAATTCAACTTCAGTTAGCAGATCTTCAGAGTatggaaaaatacaaattaagaCAATGTGTTGAAGGATCACCTTATAGAGAAGGCAGATATCGCAACCTCTGCATTTTTCATGTATCCAGCCAGTAAGACCAGAATGGCATAGTACCACAACTCTAAGCTATCATATACCAATCAAAAAATGACagcaaacaaaaaagaatgcCGTTCTCCGCCAATCAGTTCTTCatgtaatgaaataattttcatgatgCGAACATATAATAGTAAGACAGAGACTTACCAGACCATCACACCAGAGGATATTGAGAGCTTCACTACAGGAAATATGTCCTTGACGGCAGCCAAAGAGAAGCCTTTCCATGAGTCGGGACACCAACCCCCGAATATGTAAACAAATTCTCCAAAAACCAAGAACCATGAAGATATACATAGTGCAGCCATTGCTCCATCAAGCCCCCAATTCAGAACATAGACGAAAAGCCAAGACAAGGGAATATGGATCGCAAATTGCATAACGGATAACCATGCGATGACCATGTTCTTCTGCTGTGCTTGCAGATACATTTGAATTGTCGTGGAGAAAACAATGCTatagagaaataaaatgaaccaCAGAGAAATGTGCCCTGCAGATTTAGCAATGGCTTTTTCCTCGCCAAGTAGGTTAAAGATTGGTGTTGCAAAGATGAAAATGGGGAGTAAGACGGTTAGTGCAGTGAGGTCGACCAGCCATGATCGTTGCAGAAAAATGCCCATCATGTGATACTGTTTTGCTCCAAAAGCTTGGCCACAAAGAGTTTCAGTTGCACTCGACATTCCAATCTGTGAGACGACAAGTAAATTTACCATGGAGAGGGTAAATCTAGAAGGAGAGTTACTCTCCAGAATTGCAGAAAATCaattcagaaaaaagaaaatggtatAGATGATAGGTCAGTTCAGCACAACTCGTTCCAATCTTTTACCCTCTAAAACTAAATCAGCTCTGAACAGAAATTGTATGTTGACAGGGTATGCGTAAGGCACCAAGCAAACTATATGTGTGGATTCGTATGCATAAGACTGCTTGTTATGTTAATAGACATGTAAGTCTTCCTTGTTTGCTTTCTTGAAT
The window above is part of the Sesamum indicum cultivar Zhongzhi No. 13 linkage group LG2, S_indicum_v1.0, whole genome shotgun sequence genome. Proteins encoded here:
- the LOC105155759 gene encoding protein DETOXIFICATION 24 isoform X1 — translated: MWLTKFLAMYHSQEISGMDSSIQETLLSTEVDQKGDLKRRIREESKKIWRVALPSIVSRVTSFGTIVVTQSFVGHISSVDLAGYALVQTLSVRFVNGIVIGMSSATETLCGQAFGAKQYHMMGIFLQRSWLVDLTALTVLLPIFIFATPIFNLLGEEKAIAKSAGHISLWFILFLYSIVFSTTIQMYLQAQQKNMVIAWLSVMQFAIHIPLSWLFVYVLNWGLDGAMAALCISSWFLVFGEFVYIFGGWCPDSWKGFSLAAVKDIFPVVKLSISSGVMVCLELWYYAILVLLAGYMKNAEVAISAFSISLNVVAWEFMISLGIMGSAVVRVANELGRGDAKATKFSIKVLMGTSVAIGLFFWILCLVFGNKLGYLFTNEEEVVQTVSDLSLLLAFSVLLNGIYPVLSGVAVGAGLQTKVAIINLVCFYIIGLPIGAVLGYVFQLQVKGIWIGMISGVVTETLALSFMTWRTNWDQEVSITSARLKRWYLKSAEESRQSSDHS
- the LOC105155759 gene encoding protein DETOXIFICATION 24 isoform X2, translated to MDSSIQETLLSTEVDQKGDLKRRIREESKKIWRVALPSIVSRVTSFGTIVVTQSFVGHISSVDLAGYALVQTLSVRFVNGIVIGMSSATETLCGQAFGAKQYHMMGIFLQRSWLVDLTALTVLLPIFIFATPIFNLLGEEKAIAKSAGHISLWFILFLYSIVFSTTIQMYLQAQQKNMVIAWLSVMQFAIHIPLSWLFVYVLNWGLDGAMAALCISSWFLVFGEFVYIFGGWCPDSWKGFSLAAVKDIFPVVKLSISSGVMVCLELWYYAILVLLAGYMKNAEVAISAFSISLNVVAWEFMISLGIMGSAVVRVANELGRGDAKATKFSIKVLMGTSVAIGLFFWILCLVFGNKLGYLFTNEEEVVQTVSDLSLLLAFSVLLNGIYPVLSGVAVGAGLQTKVAIINLVCFYIIGLPIGAVLGYVFQLQVKGIWIGMISGVVTETLALSFMTWRTNWDQEVSITSARLKRWYLKSAEESRQSSDHS